In the genome of Spirochaetia bacterium, one region contains:
- a CDS encoding radical SAM protein, whose protein sequence is MNGPEKGVADDFGRLHTYLRLSVTDACNYRCVYCGPAAAHVGLSTDQMVDLCSIFYSMGIKVLRITGGEPTVRSDIVTLTSRLADIGFDRLSMTTNGEYLCRYAMDLKKAGLDSINISLDATEDSLYESLTGGFHVRAVLDGLQAALDAGLLVKLNCVPLASCFERQAVQLMEVAAAYKVPVRFIELMPFGNGARCTGASFPLLQQFLEDRFGGGQLIPEGMISGCGPAIYRNYAGVSVGFITAISDCFCDRCNRLRLTARGRLKSCLYSNKYLDVQALVTQGLPQVDIEKRIREFVAKKPARHGAGRKDMAEEPLSTFGG, encoded by the coding sequence ATGAACGGGCCTGAAAAGGGAGTTGCAGATGATTTCGGGAGATTGCATACGTATCTCCGTCTTTCTGTGACCGATGCCTGCAACTATCGATGTGTCTATTGTGGTCCTGCTGCTGCTCATGTTGGATTGAGTACAGACCAGATGGTGGATCTCTGTTCGATATTTTATTCAATGGGAATCAAGGTTCTTCGTATCACCGGCGGTGAACCGACGGTGAGATCCGATATCGTTACCTTGACTTCCCGTCTGGCTGATATAGGCTTTGACCGTCTTTCAATGACGACGAACGGTGAATATCTTTGCCGCTATGCAATGGATTTGAAAAAAGCTGGATTGGACAGCATAAACATCAGCCTGGATGCTACGGAGGACAGCCTGTATGAATCTCTTACAGGAGGCTTCCATGTCAGGGCCGTACTTGATGGCCTTCAGGCTGCCCTGGATGCCGGATTGCTTGTCAAACTCAACTGTGTGCCCTTGGCGTCCTGCTTTGAGCGGCAGGCTGTCCAGCTGATGGAAGTGGCTGCAGCATACAAGGTTCCTGTCCGTTTCATAGAACTTATGCCTTTTGGTAACGGAGCTCGATGTACGGGTGCATCTTTCCCGCTGCTGCAGCAATTCCTTGAGGACAGGTTCGGAGGCGGACAGCTTATTCCAGAGGGTATGATTTCCGGTTGCGGACCTGCCATATACAGGAATTATGCCGGAGTTTCTGTCGGATTCATTACAGCTATATCAGATTGCTTCTGTGACCGATGCAATAGACTGAGGCTTACTGCACGCGGCAGACTGAAAAGTTGCCTGTATAGCAACAAGTATCTGGATGTCCAGGCATTGGTAACGCAAGGCTTGCCTCAGGTGGATATCGAAAAAAGGATCAGGGAATTCGTAGCGAAAAAACCTGCACGGCATGGAGCAGGGCGAAAGGATATGGCAGAAGAACCTCTGTCAACATTCGGAGGGTAA
- a CDS encoding molybdopterin-binding protein → MKIGTIEAVCTSSMKGTPKQPKQACLFKEGWGIEGDAHAGKWHRQVSLLSSEAVQAFVTATGIKVKQGEFGENLLVAGMDFPLFPIGTVFVSGDVVLRLTQIGKKCHDGCTIKQRTGKCIMPTQGVFARVLHGGEITPRMELKAYTNPRVAIICASDKGYEGKRIDESTPLLKQMVNDHGYETVMTILLPDERKMLAEKMASICDGFQSDVILTTGGTGLSFRDVTPEATEDVADRLVPGLAELMRWKSFAKTSRASLSRAVCATRKQTLIINLPGSPRGAAECLEAVLEPLAHGLAILQGTVEDCAADRTD, encoded by the coding sequence ATGAAAATAGGAACGATAGAAGCAGTATGTACCAGCAGTATGAAAGGTACGCCGAAACAACCGAAACAAGCCTGTCTGTTCAAGGAAGGATGGGGTATCGAAGGTGATGCCCATGCAGGAAAGTGGCATAGGCAGGTAAGTTTGCTTTCCTCTGAGGCTGTTCAGGCTTTTGTTACAGCAACGGGGATCAAGGTCAAGCAGGGTGAGTTCGGAGAAAACCTGCTGGTGGCAGGAATGGATTTCCCGCTTTTTCCCATCGGTACTGTCTTTGTTTCAGGAGATGTAGTCCTGCGATTGACGCAGATCGGCAAGAAATGTCATGACGGGTGTACCATAAAGCAGCGGACCGGCAAATGTATCATGCCGACCCAGGGTGTCTTTGCCCGGGTTCTCCATGGGGGTGAGATTACTCCGAGGATGGAACTGAAAGCATATACAAATCCTCGTGTTGCCATCATCTGTGCTTCGGACAAAGGCTATGAAGGGAAACGTATAGACGAAAGTACCCCATTGTTGAAACAGATGGTCAATGACCATGGTTATGAGACCGTTATGACCATTTTGTTGCCTGATGAACGGAAGATGCTGGCTGAGAAGATGGCTTCGATCTGTGATGGTTTCCAGTCTGATGTAATTCTGACGACGGGAGGAACAGGACTTTCTTTCCGTGACGTCACTCCTGAAGCTACCGAGGATGTAGCTGACCGATTGGTACCAGGACTTGCAGAACTCATGCGATGGAAAAGCTTTGCAAAGACTTCAAGGGCATCACTCAGCAGGGCAGTCTGTGCGACGCGGAAACAGACACTGATCATCAACCTTCCAGGAAGTCCTCGTGGGGCAGCTGAATGCCTTGAGGCGGTTCTTGAACCTTTGGCCCATGGCCTTGCAATCCTGCAAGGTACCGTAGAAGACTGCGCCGCGGATAGAACTGATTGA
- the modA gene encoding molybdate ABC transporter substrate-binding protein — protein sequence MKKHVLFVMLGAMMLSLEAVFAQAVPEQQAQPVQQTESVQATQPVEKTQLLVYSGAGLKKAMEEIKTTYEKTHDVDIQYVYAGSAQLISQIALSGKGDVFIVGSEKVYDAAVQKGYADKPLLVAHHTPCIAVPAGNPKHITGLADLAKPGVKVILGDAKANAIGLSAEQIIKKNGLTGIDDNTVSRTATVNEIVTQLAMGEADAGIVTKDSIAGNSKLEMIQIPADQNIDQIIPVGTLTMSKHPEEAEAFAKYISSDAGKAIFQKHGFDPAN from the coding sequence ATGAAAAAACATGTATTATTTGTGATGTTGGGTGCTATGATGCTCTCACTGGAGGCTGTCTTTGCACAGGCAGTACCGGAACAGCAGGCACAGCCTGTACAACAGACGGAATCAGTGCAAGCGACACAACCCGTAGAGAAAACACAACTATTGGTTTATTCTGGAGCTGGACTCAAGAAGGCAATGGAAGAAATCAAGACAACCTATGAGAAAACACATGATGTAGACATACAGTATGTGTATGCAGGATCTGCCCAGCTCATTTCACAGATTGCACTTTCCGGTAAGGGAGACGTGTTTATTGTCGGGTCCGAGAAAGTATATGATGCTGCCGTACAGAAGGGTTATGCTGACAAGCCGTTGCTTGTTGCCCATCATACGCCTTGTATTGCTGTTCCTGCCGGAAATCCGAAGCATATAACAGGTCTTGCTGATTTGGCCAAACCGGGTGTCAAGGTTATCCTTGGTGATGCCAAGGCAAATGCCATCGGACTGTCGGCTGAGCAGATAATCAAGAAGAATGGCCTTACTGGCATCGATGACAATACTGTTTCCCGTACGGCAACGGTAAATGAAATCGTGACACAGCTTGCCATGGGAGAAGCTGATGCGGGAATTGTTACCAAAGACAGCATTGCGGGAAATTCCAAACTGGAAATGATCCAGATTCCTGCTGACCAGAACATAGACCAGATTATTCCTGTCGGGACATTGACGATGAGCAAGCATCCTGAGGAAGCCGAAGCTTTTGCCAAGTATATAAGCTCAGATGCAGGCAAAGCCATATTCCAGAAACACGGGTTTGATCCGGCCAACTGA
- a CDS encoding ABC transporter permease: MSNRFFTFLLIFSLVLVFLFLAIPLLLLVVEGWRGVGSAMASDEVRFSLLLSMWTTTLAAIVCMAVAVCAGYALHLLGPVGKRIVSSVLSLPMALPHLVSGVALLLLYGRNGIGDWLFSTFGIDFVFTTSGVVLALVFVNLSYAIIMMYTGYEEVGGRLEFIARTLGCSHFQAFSHVMLPLSRCTLVSTAVMTWSRALGEFGAVIMIAGTTRMKTEILPTTIFLNMSTGDLDIALAVSVILILVSVCCIALLGLFMPKHEKGWADA, from the coding sequence ATGTCGAACAGATTCTTTACCTTTTTGTTGATTTTTTCCCTTGTGCTGGTCTTCCTCTTCCTTGCAATTCCATTGCTTTTGCTGGTCGTGGAAGGCTGGAGGGGTGTCGGAAGTGCCATGGCTTCGGATGAAGTAAGATTTTCCCTTCTGCTGAGTATGTGGACGACGACCCTTGCTGCTATAGTCTGTATGGCTGTTGCTGTCTGCGCGGGCTATGCCTTGCATTTGCTTGGACCGGTAGGGAAGCGGATAGTTTCTTCCGTTTTATCACTTCCGATGGCTTTGCCGCATTTGGTTTCAGGTGTAGCGCTTTTGCTCCTTTATGGAAGGAACGGCATCGGTGATTGGCTTTTTTCCACGTTCGGCATTGATTTTGTCTTTACGACCTCTGGTGTGGTCCTGGCTCTTGTATTCGTCAATCTTTCTTATGCGATTATCATGATGTATACAGGATATGAAGAAGTCGGTGGTCGACTCGAATTCATAGCCAGGACATTGGGATGTTCACATTTCCAAGCTTTTTCCCATGTCATGCTGCCGCTTTCTCGCTGTACGCTTGTTTCGACGGCTGTCATGACATGGTCACGTGCCTTGGGAGAATTCGGTGCAGTGATTATGATTGCAGGTACGACAAGGATGAAGACGGAAATCCTGCCGACTACCATATTCCTCAATATGTCGACCGGGGACCTGGATATTGCGTTGGCTGTTTCTGTCATATTGATTCTTGTCTCAGTGTGCTGCATAGCCTTGCTTGGCCTGTTCATGCCGAAACATGAAAAAGGATGGGCAGATGCTTGA
- a CDS encoding ATP-binding cassette domain-containing protein — MKKDGQMLEVADLSCRAGSFYLSHVNLKLEDGAYCVILGSSGAGKTVFLETLAGRYPVTGGVLYWDKENLAILPPEKRHIGLVYQDYALFPFLTVAQNIAFPLRFASGNHIEKKHKVQEMLEQLSLTDLASSKPETLSGGERQRVALARALVLDPELLLLDEPLSALDCVTKEHVKSLLKQLHQKLGKTIIHVTHDFEEARYFADCMVFMQGHTLSSPVGREALAEMRKEDVYERLENKTVL; from the coding sequence ATGAAAAAGGATGGGCAGATGCTTGAAGTTGCAGATCTTTCCTGCCGTGCCGGCTCTTTTTACCTGTCTCATGTAAATCTGAAGCTTGAGGATGGGGCATATTGTGTGATCCTTGGTTCCAGTGGCGCAGGAAAGACAGTCTTTCTTGAAACTCTTGCCGGGCGTTATCCTGTTACCGGAGGAGTCCTGTATTGGGACAAGGAAAACCTAGCTATCTTGCCTCCTGAGAAAAGACACATCGGATTGGTCTATCAGGATTATGCCTTGTTTCCTTTCTTGACTGTGGCCCAGAACATTGCCTTTCCCCTTCGTTTTGCGTCAGGCAACCATATTGAAAAAAAACACAAGGTCCAAGAAATGCTAGAACAGCTTTCTCTCACTGATTTGGCTTCATCCAAGCCAGAGACATTGAGCGGAGGAGAGCGCCAACGTGTTGCCTTGGCCCGTGCTTTGGTCTTGGATCCTGAACTCCTTTTGCTTGATGAACCTCTCAGTGCCCTTGACTGTGTGACGAAAGAACACGTAAAGTCTCTATTGAAGCAGCTTCATCAAAAACTGGGCAAGACTATTATCCATGTTACCCATGATTTTGAAGAAGCAAGATATTTTGCAGATTGCATGGTGTTTATGCAAGGACACACGTTGTCGTCACCGGTCGGACGTGAGGCCTTGGCTGAAATGAGAAAGGAGGATGTGTATGAACGACTTGAAAATAAAACAGTTCTATGA
- a CDS encoding DUF364 domain-containing protein: MNDLKIKQFYDELSRRFASVVYEHGLSAEHIEIHARALTPEEAIGHPGRTDYPILTGKEQMIEATCNGARGQAFTDAPSKFTGTVADILTLDLVGNEHDRGLFIASMNAVLRSLHLIEGTVHCKDSEPEECARQMEDQIMETFGHPRILQVGFQPALVQRLGARFSLRVLDLNPDTIGSRRSGILIEDGGKAMKDAICWADLILCTGSTLANGTIVDYIDLGKKVIFFGTTLSGAAYLMGLERWCFCSC, from the coding sequence ATGAACGACTTGAAAATAAAACAGTTCTATGATGAGTTATCCCGTCGGTTTGCCAGTGTCGTATATGAACATGGCCTATCTGCCGAACATATTGAAATTCATGCAAGGGCTTTGACACCTGAAGAGGCCATAGGACATCCAGGGCGGACTGATTATCCTATCCTGACAGGAAAGGAACAGATGATCGAAGCTACCTGCAATGGTGCCAGAGGACAGGCATTTACCGATGCACCTTCCAAGTTTACGGGAACTGTTGCTGATATACTGACACTGGACCTTGTTGGCAATGAGCATGACCGAGGCTTGTTCATCGCGTCAATGAATGCAGTATTGAGGTCACTTCATCTCATTGAAGGGACTGTACATTGCAAGGACAGTGAGCCTGAGGAATGTGCAAGGCAAATGGAAGACCAGATCATGGAAACCTTTGGGCATCCTCGGATTCTCCAGGTAGGATTCCAACCTGCTCTGGTCCAGCGCCTTGGAGCACGTTTTTCGCTTAGGGTGCTTGACCTTAATCCTGATACAATCGGAAGCAGACGCAGTGGCATTTTGATTGAGGATGGCGGAAAAGCGATGAAAGATGCAATCTGTTGGGCTGATTTGATTCTCTGTACCGGCAGTACGCTTGCGAATGGTACTATCGTTGATTATATCGATCTTGGCAAGAAGGTTATTTTCTTCGGTACGACACTTTCCGGAGCAGCTTATCTCATGGGGCTCGAACGCTGGTGTTTCTGTTCCTGCTGA
- the mprF gene encoding bifunctional lysylphosphatidylglycerol flippase/synthetase MprF, which yields MGNWWSGKSWKKIKSLCILAVLAVALYLLFATLRNYHYHDLVRYLKNYPRRTIAIAIVLTACNYFVLTGYDVLALRHIGKKLPYKEVGFTSFMSYVFSYNIGLSLFGSSTMRYRFYSLWGLDGKDIARIVAFCVSTFWIGLAVMGGSSLLLTPRSIPALSKLGAFSQVIGLLLLVAVACYIVLSFKMKKELHIRSFSVRLPSPAISLRQVFVSSADWFLASAVFYVLLPSGKPSFLACVGIFVIAQLIGAVSHVPGGLGVFESMIMLALSPTISSDVLFGTLIAYRGIYYFGPLLVGLLGFVLHEGYSLRKHIASDALQRAKTMAPLIPMILSLFVFFCGAVLLFSVATPSVKSRLELLNLFIPLQLLEVSHFAASITGLALLVVADALRRRIDGAYYMTLALLGLGAAFSLLKGFDWEEAIILSCVFLLMLPSRRLFYRHAALLSPGTGVPWLAAVGTVLFVAVWLGIFSYKHVQYSGELWWEFAFRKDAPRSLRAGLGVSVAAAAVALRMLLTSVAKLPYRTYESCREKVDDILKHASCASANLALLGDKYFFFSEDNTSFIMYGKINNMLVIMGDPVGNRDAFPGMLWSFHEMAHREGVRLVWYEVSSENLPLFIELGLHIFKIGEDAVVNLGDFTLEGAAGKSLRPPRNKMIREQYTFSILAKNEVSERLEELKAVSDDWIAARHLTEKGFSLGFFDETYLKHFPCAIVEQGGQIVAFANLWASGDGKELSVDLMRYRQHVSNGIMEYLFIECMLWGKQQGYARFDLGMAPLSGLDAREGAPLWNKGVNFLFQRGEGSYNFQGLRAFKNKFRPEWQPAYLAVPPAVNTATLPVVAMEIAQLVGKGKPQAGAVGHF from the coding sequence ATGGGCAATTGGTGGTCGGGGAAATCATGGAAGAAGATAAAATCCTTATGCATTCTGGCGGTTTTGGCCGTTGCATTGTACTTGTTGTTTGCTACACTCAGGAATTATCACTATCATGATTTGGTCCGCTATCTGAAAAACTACCCAAGGAGGACTATTGCAATTGCAATAGTTTTGACAGCCTGCAACTATTTCGTATTGACGGGTTATGATGTGCTTGCGCTTCGTCACATAGGAAAGAAACTCCCATATAAAGAGGTGGGTTTTACCTCTTTCATGAGCTATGTATTCAGTTACAACATAGGACTTTCCTTGTTTGGCTCCAGTACGATGAGGTATCGCTTTTACTCTCTTTGGGGCTTGGATGGCAAGGATATTGCCCGTATAGTTGCATTCTGTGTATCGACGTTTTGGATCGGTTTGGCAGTAATGGGAGGCAGTTCCCTCCTTCTGACGCCCAGATCAATTCCAGCCTTATCAAAATTAGGTGCGTTTTCACAGGTAATCGGTCTGCTGCTGTTGGTTGCAGTAGCCTGTTATATTGTGCTTTCTTTCAAGATGAAGAAAGAATTGCATATCCGCTCTTTTTCAGTCCGGTTGCCTTCTCCTGCAATTTCCCTGCGGCAGGTTTTTGTTTCTTCTGCTGATTGGTTTCTTGCCTCTGCAGTATTCTATGTGTTGCTTCCTTCAGGGAAACCTTCCTTTCTGGCATGTGTCGGTATCTTTGTGATAGCTCAGTTGATCGGAGCCGTAAGCCATGTACCTGGCGGTTTGGGTGTCTTTGAGTCAATGATTATGCTTGCCCTTTCTCCTACCATTTCTTCTGATGTACTGTTTGGTACGCTCATTGCCTACCGTGGTATCTATTATTTTGGTCCGTTGCTGGTAGGGCTCCTTGGGTTTGTGTTGCATGAGGGATATTCCCTGCGTAAGCATATTGCTTCTGATGCACTGCAAAGAGCCAAGACCATGGCACCTTTGATTCCTATGATATTGTCTCTTTTCGTCTTTTTCTGCGGAGCCGTGCTTCTTTTTTCAGTGGCAACTCCTTCAGTTAAGTCACGCTTGGAATTGCTTAATCTTTTTATTCCTCTGCAATTGCTGGAAGTTTCCCATTTCGCGGCAAGCATTACCGGATTGGCATTGCTGGTCGTAGCTGATGCCTTGAGACGACGAATAGACGGAGCTTATTATATGACGCTTGCCTTGCTTGGACTTGGTGCTGCCTTTTCATTGCTGAAGGGATTTGATTGGGAAGAGGCAATTATTCTTTCCTGTGTATTCTTGCTGATGCTTCCTTCTCGTCGTCTTTTTTATCGTCATGCTGCCTTGCTGTCTCCCGGGACGGGAGTTCCATGGCTTGCCGCGGTTGGAACCGTGTTGTTCGTAGCTGTATGGCTTGGTATTTTTTCTTATAAACATGTGCAGTATTCGGGAGAATTGTGGTGGGAATTTGCTTTCCGAAAAGATGCTCCCCGTTCTTTGAGGGCTGGCCTTGGTGTAAGTGTTGCTGCTGCAGCCGTTGCGCTGAGGATGTTGCTTACCTCGGTTGCAAAGTTACCCTACCGGACTTATGAAAGTTGTCGGGAAAAGGTCGATGACATATTGAAACATGCTTCCTGCGCCTCGGCAAATCTAGCACTGCTCGGTGACAAGTATTTTTTCTTTTCTGAAGACAATACGTCTTTCATCATGTATGGGAAGATCAACAATATGCTGGTCATAATGGGGGATCCTGTCGGAAACCGTGATGCTTTTCCCGGCATGCTTTGGTCATTCCATGAAATGGCTCATCGTGAAGGTGTCCGATTGGTTTGGTATGAGGTTTCTTCTGAAAATCTCCCTTTGTTCATTGAACTTGGACTTCATATCTTCAAGATAGGAGAAGATGCCGTAGTCAACTTGGGAGACTTTACTCTTGAAGGTGCTGCCGGCAAGAGCCTCAGGCCGCCTCGGAACAAAATGATCAGGGAACAGTATACATTTTCCATACTTGCCAAGAATGAGGTTTCAGAAAGACTTGAGGAACTGAAGGCTGTTTCCGATGATTGGATTGCCGCCAGACACCTTACGGAAAAAGGTTTCTCCCTTGGATTTTTTGACGAAACCTATCTGAAGCATTTTCCATGTGCAATTGTCGAGCAAGGAGGGCAGATCGTAGCATTTGCCAATCTTTGGGCCAGTGGTGACGGAAAAGAGCTTTCGGTGGATCTGATGCGATATAGGCAACATGTTTCCAATGGAATCATGGAATACCTTTTTATCGAGTGCATGCTATGGGGAAAACAACAGGGATATGCACGTTTTGACCTCGGTATGGCACCTTTGTCAGGTCTTGATGCCAGGGAAGGAGCCCCTCTTTGGAACAAGGGGGTCAATTTTCTTTTCCAACGGGGAGAAGGCAGCTATAATTTTCAGGGACTCAGGGCCTTCAAGAACAAATTCAGACCAGAATGGCAACCTGCTTATCTTGCAGTGCCTCCTGCGGTTAATACCGCAACTCTTCCTGTTGTGGCTATGGAAATTGCCCAGCTGGTAGGAAAAGGCAAACCCCAAGCTGGGGCTGTGGGACACTTTTAG
- a CDS encoding DUF2326 domain-containing protein, with protein sequence MFIKSLEIYTGNQIIRSIRFHAGLNLIIDTTSAIETKKTGNNVGKTTVIELVDFCFGAKPGILYKDKENEKDEYELVKNFLIAHDIHIKATFADNLHAENAQTVTIERNFLNRPAAIRKINGKQISLKDFDTTLIHCFYPDLQNKKPTFRQLVSHNLRYREENLEKTIKTLDKYTTLEEYETLYVYLLGCPFQGSEQKQNLIEKLKEDLNYLNRLTKTKSKAAYKIGLTLITQDIDKLNKRKESLDIDAKFKNHVMQLDNIKYAINKTSSIQSRLKMRKQLIEEAVAELSKQISNINLKQLKDLYTEASNNVAGIQKTFDDLVEYHNKMIQQKVKYISSDLSDIIKQIESNDEKLNVLLIQEKELSITIKKHETFDTLEQIIEELNENYRIKGEYEGILDQIETTEKSIANEKGQLQKINDPLFSQDFDTRLQKKIDTFNTFFSTISKTLYGELYYLTKEIVTDKKTGKLYEFKSFNANMSSGKKQGEILCFDLAYILFARKEHIPCMEFLMNDKKELLHNNQLQKVADFVMENNIQLILPMLRDKVPEGLLRPDTVVLELSQDSKLFRIEETEHKQATGRI encoded by the coding sequence ATGTTCATAAAATCATTGGAAATATATACTGGAAATCAAATAATTCGTTCTATCCGTTTCCATGCTGGTCTCAATTTGATTATTGATACGACTTCTGCCATTGAAACCAAAAAAACAGGTAATAATGTTGGCAAAACGACAGTCATTGAACTTGTTGATTTTTGCTTTGGTGCAAAGCCTGGGATTTTATACAAAGATAAAGAAAACGAAAAAGATGAATATGAACTTGTCAAAAATTTTCTTATTGCACATGATATCCATATCAAAGCAACGTTTGCTGACAATTTGCATGCCGAGAATGCTCAAACAGTTACTATTGAACGTAATTTTCTTAACCGCCCTGCTGCCATCAGAAAAATAAACGGAAAACAAATCTCCCTCAAGGACTTTGACACAACACTTATTCATTGCTTTTATCCTGACTTGCAAAATAAAAAACCGACTTTTAGGCAACTTGTTTCGCATAATCTTCGTTACCGAGAAGAAAACCTTGAAAAAACAATCAAGACATTGGATAAATATACGACCCTTGAAGAATATGAAACACTCTACGTCTATTTGCTTGGTTGCCCGTTTCAAGGAAGTGAACAAAAACAGAATCTTATTGAAAAATTGAAAGAAGACTTGAATTATCTCAACAGACTTACCAAAACAAAATCCAAAGCCGCTTACAAAATCGGCCTAACTTTAATAACCCAAGATATTGACAAGTTGAATAAAAGAAAAGAATCACTTGATATTGATGCGAAGTTCAAAAATCATGTAATGCAACTTGACAATATAAAATATGCTATTAATAAAACATCTTCCATACAGAGTCGATTAAAAATGCGAAAGCAACTTATAGAAGAAGCTGTTGCAGAGTTAAGCAAACAAATATCGAATATCAATCTTAAACAGTTGAAAGACCTGTACACCGAAGCTTCGAATAATGTTGCAGGCATACAAAAAACCTTTGATGATTTGGTTGAATATCATAACAAAATGATTCAGCAAAAAGTAAAGTATATTTCATCTGATTTATCCGATATTATCAAGCAGATTGAAAGCAATGATGAAAAACTGAATGTCCTCCTTATCCAAGAAAAGGAATTAAGCATTACTATCAAAAAACATGAAACATTCGATACACTTGAACAGATAATTGAAGAGCTTAATGAAAATTATCGGATAAAAGGTGAATATGAAGGCATACTTGATCAGATTGAAACGACTGAGAAATCCATTGCAAATGAAAAAGGACAATTACAAAAAATAAATGATCCACTTTTTTCACAGGATTTCGATACAAGACTACAAAAAAAAATAGACACCTTCAACACATTTTTTTCCACCATTTCCAAAACATTGTATGGTGAATTATACTATCTCACGAAAGAAATTGTAACAGACAAAAAAACTGGAAAGCTATATGAATTCAAATCTTTCAATGCAAATATGAGTTCAGGTAAAAAACAGGGAGAAATACTTTGTTTTGATTTAGCTTATATTTTATTTGCAAGGAAAGAACACATTCCATGCATGGAATTCCTAATGAATGACAAAAAAGAACTACTCCATAATAATCAACTGCAGAAAGTCGCAGATTTTGTCATGGAAAACAATATCCAGCTCATACTGCCTATGCTCAGAGACAAAGTACCTGAAGGTCTACTGAGACCAGATACTGTAGTTCTTGAATTATCCCAAGACAGCAAATTGTTTAGAATTGAAGAAACTGAACACAAACAGGCCACAGGAAGGATATAG
- a CDS encoding SMEK domain-containing protein translates to MDRLFYFNYITEKLSSLAYEIEIRGKINCTDIHILSESFFADMFNLIFQYKLKNINTEKQNMTSIDLIDRENKIVVQVSAQNSKEKLATALIKDNLKNYRAYRFMFICISKDASRLKDISFSNPNEMDFDPYQDIYDIPSLLRQIQVMSAPKQRKIYLFLKKEFESDISIEKVDSDLSCIINILAEADLSDNIDKPEPNQYEIQRKIDFNNLNDIPEIPLYKDFYGRLDEKYRECDKLGINKRLAVYHMLSKLYHRLVHEQKKEYDIFYAIINHAEQIIQKSNNYIPLPLEELDLCVSIVVVDAFIRCKIFKNPEHYNYAVT, encoded by the coding sequence ATGGATAGATTATTTTATTTTAACTATATCACAGAAAAATTAAGTTCTCTCGCATATGAAATAGAAATACGTGGTAAAATTAATTGTACTGACATCCATATCTTATCTGAATCTTTTTTTGCTGATATGTTCAATCTGATTTTTCAATACAAATTGAAAAATATCAATACTGAAAAACAAAACATGACATCAATTGACCTTATCGATAGAGAAAATAAAATAGTAGTACAGGTATCTGCTCAAAACAGCAAGGAAAAACTAGCGACAGCACTGATAAAAGACAATCTTAAAAATTACAGAGCATACAGATTTATGTTTATCTGTATTTCAAAAGATGCTTCAAGATTAAAAGATATTTCTTTCTCTAATCCAAATGAAATGGATTTTGATCCTTATCAGGATATTTATGATATTCCATCCTTGCTACGCCAGATCCAAGTTATGTCAGCTCCAAAACAAAGGAAAATTTATCTGTTTCTGAAAAAAGAATTCGAATCAGACATATCAATAGAAAAAGTAGACAGCGACCTGTCTTGTATTATCAATATCCTTGCAGAAGCGGACTTGAGTGATAATATTGATAAACCAGAGCCTAATCAATATGAAATTCAACGGAAAATAGATTTCAACAATCTGAATGATATACCAGAAATACCTTTGTACAAGGATTTTTATGGCCGTTTGGATGAAAAATATCGGGAATGTGATAAACTGGGAATAAATAAACGTTTGGCAGTGTACCATATGCTATCAAAACTTTACCACCGACTCGTACATGAACAGAAAAAAGAGTATGATATTTTTTATGCAATTATTAACCATGCAGAGCAAATAATTCAAAAAAGTAATAATTACATTCCCTTGCCATTGGAAGAACTTGATTTATGTGTATCTATCGTGGTAGTAGATGCCTTTATCCGCTGCAAAATTTTTAAGAATCCGGAGCATTATAACTATGCTGTTACCTGA